One part of the Cystobacter ferrugineus genome encodes these proteins:
- a CDS encoding radical SAM protein, whose translation MTQAPKLLFADPKGRVMEHPYLLATLRSGEELVPPQDKPIALPAAGRLVHLPGRLPVGLHPETGELELVREMKMEGKTFVPSAVGALLPPGYTRTFLPGEVKASGPVLPQWAYTAAAWGEDGPVAWAIHTDKRSHWDPERYSTPELKKLVDAHQARFPGNRVLKQLTTCAMLYRCFTSQNIFYVRDEGAIPASVMCNARCVGCISDQPADGPPASHERMDDGPSAEEMGAIGLYHLEHAPGRTMVSFGQGCEGEPLTRWKFIAESIRHMRAHTSRGSININTNASLTHGLEALFDAGLDAIRVSLNSAVKDLYEAYYKPVKYGWEDVEASIALARERGAYLALNLLLFPGVTDREGEVQALAKLVKKYKVDQVQTRSLCIDPIQYLEVARDKGAGGEPVGIRELLRRLKAARPGLVIGNFARGLDERQGGRDRG comes from the coding sequence ATGACGCAGGCACCGAAGTTGTTGTTCGCGGATCCCAAGGGCCGGGTGATGGAGCACCCCTACTTGTTGGCCACCTTGCGCAGTGGGGAAGAACTCGTCCCGCCGCAGGACAAGCCCATTGCGCTGCCCGCCGCGGGACGGCTCGTGCATCTGCCTGGCCGCCTGCCGGTGGGGTTGCACCCGGAGACGGGCGAGCTGGAGCTGGTGCGCGAGATGAAGATGGAGGGGAAGACCTTCGTGCCCAGCGCCGTGGGCGCGCTCCTGCCCCCGGGCTACACGCGCACGTTCCTGCCCGGCGAGGTGAAGGCCTCCGGGCCGGTGCTGCCGCAGTGGGCGTACACGGCCGCCGCCTGGGGCGAGGATGGCCCGGTGGCGTGGGCCATCCACACCGACAAGCGCTCGCACTGGGATCCGGAGCGCTACTCCACCCCGGAGCTCAAGAAACTGGTGGACGCGCACCAGGCGCGCTTTCCCGGCAACCGCGTGCTCAAGCAGCTCACCACGTGCGCGATGCTCTACCGGTGCTTCACCTCGCAGAACATCTTCTACGTGCGCGACGAGGGCGCCATCCCCGCCTCGGTGATGTGCAACGCGCGCTGCGTGGGCTGCATCTCGGATCAGCCCGCCGACGGGCCGCCCGCCTCGCACGAGCGCATGGATGACGGTCCGAGCGCCGAGGAGATGGGTGCCATCGGCCTGTACCACCTGGAGCACGCGCCGGGCCGCACCATGGTCAGCTTCGGCCAGGGGTGCGAGGGCGAGCCGCTCACGCGCTGGAAGTTCATCGCCGAGTCCATCCGCCACATGCGCGCCCACACCTCGCGCGGCTCCATCAACATCAACACCAACGCGAGCCTCACCCACGGCCTCGAGGCGCTCTTCGACGCGGGCCTGGACGCCATCCGCGTGTCGCTCAACTCGGCGGTGAAGGATCTCTACGAGGCCTACTACAAGCCGGTGAAGTACGGCTGGGAGGACGTGGAGGCGTCCATCGCCCTGGCGCGCGAGCGCGGGGCCTATCTCGCGCTCAACCTGCTGCTCTTCCCGGGCGTCACCGACCGCGAGGGCGAGGTGCAGGCCCTGGCCAAACTGGTGAAGAAGTACAAGGTGGATCAGGTGCAGACGCGCTCGCTGTGCATCGATCCCATCCAGTACCTGGAGGTGGCGCGCGACAAGGGCGCGGGCGGAGAGCCGGTGGGCATCCGCGAGCTGTTGCGCCGGCTCAAGGCGGCCCGGCCGGGGCTCGTCATCGGCAACTTCGCGCGCGGTCTGGACGAGCGACAGGGGGGCAGGGATCGGGGTTAG
- the ald gene encoding alanine dehydrogenase, whose product MIVGVPKEIKTREYRVGMVPAGVRALTSAGHTVLVETNAGGGSGIPDSEYQRVGAQIVQSADEVWKRAEMIVKVKEPIAPEYERIQDGQIIYTYFHLAGVDPELTRTLVKKRASAVAYETIQMDDGSLPLLKPMSEVAGKMAIQVGAACLEKAHGGKGILLGGVPGVRRGRVVVLGGGVVGTCAAKVAVGMGAEVTLIDINLERLTYLDDVFLGRVATLASDSESIARSVREADLVIGGVLIPGGKAPKLVSEALIAEMTPGSVVVDVAVDQGGCIETCVPTTHDNPTFVKHGVVHYCVANMPGAVPQTSTFALTNTTRPYARKIADLGLVEAIKSDKALARGLNTYNGHVTYETVAKDLGYSYLPILDAIGGKGAAK is encoded by the coding sequence GTGATTGTCGGCGTTCCCAAGGAAATCAAGACCCGGGAGTACCGGGTGGGCATGGTTCCGGCGGGGGTCCGTGCGCTCACCAGCGCGGGTCACACCGTGCTCGTCGAGACCAATGCGGGAGGCGGTTCGGGCATCCCCGACTCGGAGTACCAGCGGGTGGGCGCGCAGATCGTCCAGAGCGCGGACGAGGTGTGGAAGCGCGCCGAGATGATCGTCAAGGTGAAGGAGCCCATCGCGCCCGAGTACGAGCGCATCCAGGACGGGCAGATCATCTACACCTACTTCCACCTGGCGGGCGTGGACCCGGAGCTCACCCGCACGCTGGTGAAGAAGCGCGCCTCGGCGGTGGCCTACGAGACCATCCAGATGGATGACGGCAGCCTGCCGCTGCTCAAGCCCATGAGCGAGGTGGCCGGGAAGATGGCCATCCAGGTGGGCGCCGCGTGCCTGGAGAAGGCGCACGGGGGCAAGGGGATTCTGCTGGGCGGCGTGCCCGGCGTGCGCCGCGGCCGCGTGGTGGTGCTGGGCGGCGGCGTGGTGGGCACCTGCGCGGCCAAGGTCGCCGTGGGCATGGGCGCGGAGGTGACGCTCATCGACATCAACCTCGAGCGCCTCACCTACCTGGATGACGTGTTCCTCGGCCGCGTGGCCACGCTCGCCTCGGACTCGGAGAGCATCGCCCGGAGCGTGCGCGAGGCGGACCTCGTCATCGGCGGCGTGCTCATCCCCGGCGGCAAGGCGCCCAAGCTCGTCTCCGAGGCCCTCATCGCCGAGATGACCCCCGGATCCGTGGTGGTGGACGTGGCGGTGGATCAGGGCGGCTGCATCGAGACGTGCGTGCCCACCACCCACGACAACCCCACCTTCGTGAAGCACGGCGTCGTCCACTACTGCGTGGCCAACATGCCGGGCGCCGTCCCCCAGACGTCCACCTTCGCCCTCACCAACACCACCCGGCCCTACGCCCGCAAGATCGCCGACCTGGGCCTCGTCGAGGCCATCAAGTCCGACAAGGCGCTCGCCCGCGGCCTCAACACCTACAACGGCCACGTCACCTACGAGACCGTCGCCAAGGACCTGGGCTACAGCTACCTGCCCATCCTCGACGCCATCGGCGGCAAGGGAGCGGCGAAGTAG
- a CDS encoding sigma-70 family RNA polymerase sigma factor, which translates to MLDFRQNNRTKQEFEELALAHLDPLYSAALRLTKNERDAEDLVQDTCMRAYRFFDKFERGTNIKAWLFKILTNTFINRYRRKVKERSVVEGVEREAVHERFVSRDATDFAANPEQYFFDRLLSDDVLRAIDALPIDFRLVVILADLQEFSYKEIAEILECPVGTVMSRLFRGRKLLQKTLKEYAEGTGVLRQEAGGAPVNLENATASLDEYRRRKKVG; encoded by the coding sequence ATGCTGGACTTCAGGCAGAACAATCGGACCAAGCAGGAGTTCGAGGAACTGGCCCTGGCCCACCTCGATCCGCTGTACTCCGCGGCCTTGCGGCTGACGAAGAACGAGCGCGATGCCGAGGACCTGGTGCAGGACACCTGCATGCGGGCCTACCGCTTTTTCGACAAATTCGAGCGGGGCACCAACATCAAGGCCTGGCTGTTCAAGATCCTCACCAACACCTTCATCAACCGCTACCGCCGTAAGGTGAAGGAGCGCAGTGTGGTGGAAGGTGTGGAGCGCGAGGCGGTGCATGAGCGCTTCGTGAGCCGGGACGCCACGGACTTCGCGGCCAACCCCGAGCAGTACTTCTTCGATCGGCTCCTGTCGGACGACGTGTTGAGAGCCATCGACGCGCTGCCCATCGACTTCCGCCTGGTGGTGATCCTCGCGGACCTGCAGGAGTTCTCCTACAAGGAGATCGCCGAGATCCTCGAGTGTCCCGTGGGCACGGTGATGAGCCGGCTGTTCCGGGGCCGCAAGCTGCTGCAGAAGACCCTGAAGGAGTACGCCGAGGGCACCGGCGTGCTGCGTCAAGAGGCCGGGGGCGCGCCGGTGAATCTCGAGAACGCCACGGCGAGCCTGGACGAATATCGTCGCAGGAAGAAGGTCGGGTAG
- a CDS encoding anti-sigma factor family protein, whose protein sequence is MICQEFESILYLYLDGEFQPEERLAAEAHLKGCSACARRVHEEGQLRQTLRRAARHSVETSRAPAALRSRLQANLHQEQRRAAQAAWLRMGAAALVLVTVGGGTWMALRPEHRQRYMEDAVRRHAKRLPVEIVGVSHENVEAWFDGKLDHRVSVPRLNDVRLSGARISNVTDRPAAYISYERNAEDQGGPARRIGLFVFDDARREIEAPPLPAVQVGSSLGYNVAMWRDGEIVYELVSDLNEADIRRMLAEQSAQKAASAAPATRSVPVLPVSLHP, encoded by the coding sequence ATGATCTGCCAGGAATTCGAGTCGATTCTCTACCTGTACCTCGATGGGGAGTTCCAACCCGAGGAGCGATTGGCCGCGGAAGCGCACCTGAAGGGGTGCTCCGCGTGCGCGCGCCGGGTGCATGAGGAGGGGCAACTGCGGCAGACGCTGCGCCGGGCCGCGCGCCACTCCGTGGAGACGTCCCGGGCCCCGGCGGCCCTGCGCTCCCGGCTCCAGGCCAATCTCCATCAGGAGCAGCGCCGGGCGGCCCAGGCGGCGTGGTTGCGCATGGGGGCCGCGGCCCTGGTGCTGGTGACCGTGGGCGGTGGCACGTGGATGGCCCTGCGGCCCGAGCACCGCCAGCGCTACATGGAGGATGCCGTCCGGCGCCACGCCAAGCGGCTTCCGGTGGAGATCGTCGGGGTGTCGCACGAGAACGTGGAGGCGTGGTTCGACGGCAAGTTGGATCACCGCGTGTCCGTGCCCCGGCTGAACGATGTGCGGCTGTCCGGTGCGCGCATCTCCAACGTGACGGATCGCCCCGCCGCGTACATCAGCTACGAGCGCAACGCCGAAGACCAGGGCGGGCCCGCGCGGCGCATCGGCCTGTTCGTCTTCGATGATGCCCGGCGCGAGATCGAGGCCCCTCCCCTGCCCGCGGTGCAGGTCGGCTCCAGCCTCGGCTACAACGTGGCCATGTGGCGCGACGGGGAGATCGTCTACGAGCTGGTGTCGGATCTCAACGAAGCGGACATCCGCCGCATGCTCGCCGAGCAGTCGGCCCAGAAGGCCGCGTCCGCGGCGCCGGCGACGCGCTCGGTGCCCGTGCTCCCCGTGTCGCTACATCCCTGA